The Mucilaginibacter mallensis genome has a segment encoding these proteins:
- a CDS encoding 30S ribosomal protein THX, which translates to MGKGDKKSRKGKIAMGSFGKSRPHHVKKAVTGVHLQKEEKPAEAVERTEKAKKPSA; encoded by the coding sequence ATGGGAAAAGGAGATAAAAAATCCAGAAAAGGTAAAATAGCAATGGGTTCATTCGGCAAAAGCCGGCCGCATCATGTAAAAAAAGCTGTTACGGGAGTCCACTTGCAAAAAGAAGAAAAACCTGCTGAAGCTGTTGAAAGGACGGAAAAAGCAAAAAAACCATCCGCTTAG
- a CDS encoding LOG family protein, with the protein MKNICIFCGANFSGDPLLELAINQLAEIMVSRDVSLIFGGGKVGVMGMIADAVLNKGGKAIGVIPQFLMAKEIAHPGLTELHIVETMHQRKQLMSDLCDGFITMPGGLGTMEEFFEVLTWLQLGLHSRPVGILNVNGFYDLLLKQLDVMVEQRFLKPVNRQLVLSSGDPIELISLMNNFKAETDEAWFKDRNLI; encoded by the coding sequence ATGAAAAACATTTGCATATTCTGCGGCGCAAACTTTAGCGGCGACCCTTTATTGGAACTGGCCATTAATCAATTAGCTGAAATAATGGTTAGCCGCGATGTATCGCTAATTTTTGGCGGTGGTAAGGTTGGTGTAATGGGTATGATTGCTGATGCCGTACTAAATAAAGGTGGCAAGGCCATTGGTGTAATACCGCAGTTTTTAATGGCTAAGGAAATTGCTCATCCCGGTTTAACAGAACTGCATATAGTTGAAACCATGCACCAGCGCAAACAATTAATGAGCGATCTGTGTGATGGCTTTATTACAATGCCTGGCGGTTTAGGCACAATGGAAGAGTTTTTTGAGGTATTAACCTGGTTGCAATTAGGTTTACATAGCCGACCGGTGGGTATTTTAAATGTAAACGGCTTTTACGACCTGCTATTAAAACAACTGGATGTAATGGTTGAACAACGCTTTTTAAAACCCGTAAACCGCCAACTGGTTTTATCATCCGGCGACCCTATTGAGCTGATTAGTTTGATGAATAATTTCAAGGCTGAAACTGATGAAGCTTGGTTTAAGGATAGAAATCTGATTTAG
- a CDS encoding glycosyltransferase family 2 protein, whose product MLRHTLSSLIDAGKYIDYEVFIVDNASTDKSVEMLKNEFPQFHVIANNSNEGLARSYNKAISMAKGEYVLLVNPDIISSKKTLERALEFMDLHTDSGGLGVRMVTPQGRFLPESNRGLTSSWISFFKLIGLASTFPKSRLLDRNRKDWVEEFQTSEVDFLNGAFMLLRKAALDETGLFDEHFFMYGHDIDLSYRLRLAGYKNYYFPKTYIINAGDRSLPKFNWHFVKYFYGAMLIFAFKYLFKMPEIKVAGVPQPQLPLLYEVER is encoded by the coding sequence ATGCTCAGGCATACGCTTAGTTCTTTAATTGATGCTGGTAAGTATATTGATTATGAGGTTTTTATAGTTGATAATGCCTCTACTGATAAATCTGTTGAGATGCTCAAAAATGAATTCCCGCAGTTTCATGTTATTGCCAATAACTCAAATGAAGGCTTGGCAAGGTCCTATAACAAGGCTATCAGCATGGCAAAAGGCGAGTATGTTTTACTGGTCAATCCGGATATAATAAGCTCCAAAAAAACCTTAGAGCGAGCACTTGAGTTTATGGATCTGCATACAGATTCAGGTGGCTTGGGTGTGCGTATGGTAACTCCGCAGGGAAGATTCTTACCGGAGTCGAACCGGGGGCTTACATCATCATGGATCTCATTTTTTAAGCTTATTGGCCTGGCGAGTACATTTCCCAAATCACGCCTGCTCGATCGTAACCGCAAGGATTGGGTTGAAGAGTTTCAAACTTCGGAGGTCGACTTTTTAAACGGTGCGTTTATGCTGCTCCGCAAAGCAGCTTTGGATGAAACAGGCTTGTTTGATGAGCATTTTTTCATGTATGGGCATGATATCGACCTCTCATACCGCCTGCGGCTTGCCGGTTATAAGAATTACTATTTCCCTAAAACATATATCATTAATGCAGGCGATCGCAGCCTGCCTAAATTTAACTGGCATTTTGTTAAATATTTTTATGGCGCTATGCTTATATTCGCTTTCAAATATTTATTTAAGATGCCTGAAATTAAAGTAGCAGGCGTGCCGCAACCACAGTTGCCCCTGTTATATGAAGTTGAAAGATAA
- a CDS encoding ion channel, with the protein MSIPTRKVNPEDDLGFGYQPVMKNQPLINKDGSPNVKRRGLPFLNTANNYHKLITMSWVKFWGLVFSVYVVTNVFFALIYVAIGPNSLYGTHEDSALTRFWEAFFFSAQTISTVGYGHINPRGMAANSVAAFESMMGLLAFALATGLLYGRFSRPSARIIYSKNILVAPYLENGRGLMFRLANLRMNILVDLNMEVIFSYNEDVNGKPVRRFFPLKLERRSVSILTLNWTVVHPLDDHSPLKDMTLDDLNKSEATFAILLKTFDDAFSQTVHSRTAYQDKDIIWGAKFKTVLDREDNGRIVLDLSKISDYDLVELPELETKAEA; encoded by the coding sequence ATGTCCATACCTACTCGAAAAGTTAACCCCGAAGATGATCTTGGTTTCGGTTATCAGCCGGTAATGAAAAACCAGCCCTTAATAAATAAGGATGGTTCGCCGAACGTGAAACGCAGGGGATTGCCCTTCTTAAACACTGCGAATAATTATCATAAGCTGATCACCATGAGCTGGGTGAAATTTTGGGGATTGGTATTTAGTGTTTATGTTGTTACCAACGTTTTTTTCGCCCTCATTTATGTTGCAATAGGCCCCAACAGCTTGTATGGCACACATGAGGATTCAGCACTTACCCGCTTTTGGGAAGCTTTCTTTTTTTCGGCTCAAACCATATCAACCGTAGGCTATGGACATATTAACCCCCGCGGAATGGCGGCAAACAGTGTAGCCGCATTTGAATCAATGATGGGGTTATTGGCATTTGCTTTGGCAACAGGCTTGCTTTACGGGCGTTTCTCAAGACCATCAGCGAGGATTATCTATAGCAAAAACATATTGGTAGCACCATATTTAGAAAATGGACGCGGCTTAATGTTTAGGTTAGCTAATCTACGCATGAATATTTTGGTTGATCTGAATATGGAGGTTATTTTTTCTTACAATGAAGACGTAAATGGGAAACCGGTCCGAAGATTTTTCCCACTAAAGCTTGAAAGAAGATCTGTAAGCATACTAACGCTGAACTGGACAGTTGTACACCCTCTTGACGATCATAGTCCTTTAAAGGATATGACGCTTGACGATCTCAATAAATCAGAAGCTACCTTTGCTATACTGCTTAAAACATTTGATGATGCTTTTTCACAAACGGTACATTCCCGCACAGCTTACCAGGATAAAGACATAATTTGGGGTGCTAAGTTCAAAACAGTACTCGACCGTGAAGATAACGGCCGCATAGTGTTGGATTTGAGCAAAATAAGCGATTACGATTTAGTTGAATTACCGGAATTGGAGACCAAAGCCGAAGCGTAG
- the trxB gene encoding thioredoxin-disulfide reductase: MSQDIEHVKCLIIGSGPAGYTAAIYASRADLKPVLYTGMLAGGQLTQTTEVENYPGYPDGIMGPEMMENFRQQAERLGADIRFGYISSVDFSSLPHKVVVDEHKTITADSIIISTGASAKWLGLDSEQKYSGFGVSACAVCDGFFFRGQDVALVGAGDTAAEEATYLAKMCRKVTMIVRRDEFRASKAMMHRVLHTPNIEVLYNTETVEILGDGQSVTGVKVLNNKTQEHTTIDITGFFVAIGHKPNTDIFKGWIHMDETGYIITHPGSTETNVEGVFCCGDAQDHIYRQAVTAAGTGCMAAIDAERYLAAKEHVVTA; encoded by the coding sequence ATGTCTCAAGATATTGAACACGTAAAATGCCTGATCATAGGTTCAGGTCCGGCGGGATATACCGCTGCTATATATGCTTCACGCGCTGATTTGAAACCGGTGCTGTATACAGGTATGCTTGCCGGCGGTCAGCTTACACAAACTACCGAGGTTGAAAACTATCCCGGTTATCCAGATGGTATCATGGGCCCTGAAATGATGGAGAATTTCCGTCAGCAGGCGGAGCGTTTAGGCGCTGATATCCGTTTTGGTTATATCAGTTCGGTTGATTTTTCAAGTCTGCCGCATAAAGTAGTGGTTGATGAGCATAAAACTATAACCGCCGATTCAATTATCATTTCAACAGGCGCATCAGCTAAATGGCTGGGACTTGATTCAGAACAAAAATACAGTGGTTTTGGGGTTTCTGCATGTGCCGTTTGTGATGGCTTCTTTTTCAGGGGACAGGATGTGGCATTAGTGGGCGCAGGTGATACCGCTGCTGAGGAAGCTACTTACCTGGCTAAAATGTGCCGCAAGGTAACCATGATCGTTCGTCGCGATGAGTTCAGGGCTTCAAAAGCCATGATGCACCGCGTATTGCACACGCCAAATATCGAAGTATTATACAATACCGAAACTGTTGAAATACTTGGCGACGGACAAAGTGTAACCGGCGTAAAAGTGCTCAACAATAAAACACAGGAACATACTACAATTGATATAACCGGCTTTTTTGTAGCCATAGGCCACAAACCAAACACCGATATATTTAAAGGCTGGATCCATATGGATGAAACTGGCTATATCATTACCCATCCAGGATCAACTGAAACAAACGTTGAGGGTGTATTTTGCTGCGGTGATGCCCAGGATCATATCTATCGCCAGGCAGTAACAGCAGCAGGCACGGGCTGTATGGCTGCTATTGACGCTGAGCGTTATTTAGCTGCGAAGGAGCATGTGGTAACAGCGTAA
- a CDS encoding SDR family oxidoreductase, giving the protein MKLKDKIVVITGASSGIGKSLAYEFAKRGANLVLGARQYVALCEITQDLEQKYGIRAVAIHCDVSVEDECEQLIKQTLLTFKKIDVLVNNAGISMRALFNDVDIKVLKELMDVNFWGTVYCTKFALPAIIKSQGTIVGVSSIAGYKGLPGRTGYSASKFAMNGFLDALRVETLKTGVNILTACPGFTASNIRNTALDKNGKQQGESTLHEEKMMTADEVAKIIVDGVENRSRTLIMTGQGKLTVALSKFIPGFLDKMVYNVFSKEKDSLLK; this is encoded by the coding sequence ATGAAGTTGAAAGATAAAATTGTAGTCATCACCGGTGCTTCGTCAGGTATCGGTAAATCATTAGCTTACGAATTTGCCAAACGCGGCGCCAATCTTGTTTTAGGCGCGCGCCAATATGTAGCTTTATGTGAAATAACGCAGGACCTTGAGCAGAAATATGGCATCAGGGCTGTAGCCATCCATTGCGATGTTTCAGTTGAGGATGAGTGCGAGCAATTGATTAAGCAAACCCTGTTAACTTTTAAGAAGATTGATGTGCTGGTAAACAATGCAGGTATATCCATGCGGGCATTGTTTAATGATGTTGATATTAAAGTTTTAAAAGAGTTAATGGATGTAAACTTTTGGGGTACAGTATATTGTACTAAATTCGCTTTGCCTGCAATTATAAAATCACAAGGTACAATAGTGGGTGTATCATCCATTGCCGGTTATAAAGGTTTGCCGGGCCGTACCGGTTATTCAGCATCAAAATTTGCGATGAATGGCTTTTTAGATGCGTTGCGGGTTGAAACTTTAAAGACTGGCGTAAATATATTAACCGCTTGTCCGGGCTTTACCGCATCAAACATCCGCAATACAGCACTTGATAAAAATGGTAAGCAGCAGGGCGAAAGCACGCTCCACGAAGAAAAGATGATGACCGCTGATGAAGTGGCCAAAATTATTGTTGACGGTGTAGAGAATCGTTCACGTACGCTGATCATGACGGGCCAGGGTAAACTAACCGTAGCACTAAGTAAATTTATCCCCGGCTTTTTAGATAAAATGGTTTATAATGTGTTTTCGAAAGAAAAAGATTCATTGTTGAAGTAG
- a CDS encoding acyl-CoA carboxylase subunit beta, whose product MDLEFNKNEDINKQLVYDLSTRLKKIYLGGGEKAAAKQKEKGKMLARERISYLLDKDKPWLEIGAFAGDGLYAEHGGCPSGGVICGIGYVSGRQCVVVANDATVKAGAWFPITAKKNLRAQEIAMENHLPIIYLVDSAGVYLPLQDEIFPDKEHFGRIFRNNAIMSSMGIVQISAIMGSCVAGGAYLPIMSDEAMIVEGTGSVFLAGSYLVKSAIGEDIDNEALGGAAMHCEISGVTDYKQPNDKTCLDSIRNILSMLGDYNKAGFDRINPTPPKLDPKDIYGLLPDARDKPYDMRDILLRLLDNSEFEEYKAEYGQSIICGLGRIDGWAVGIVANQRKVIKSGKGEMQFGGVIYSDSADKATRFIMNCNQKKIPLVFLQDVTGFMVGSRSEQGGIIKDGAKMVNAVANSIVPKFTIIIGNSYGAGNYAMCGKAYDPRLIYAWPSAKIAVMGGSQAAKTLLQIQAAGLKSKGEEVITKEKEVELLKEISDKYDSQTTPYYAAARLWVDGIIDPLETRKVISMGIEAANHAPIEKAFNVGIIQT is encoded by the coding sequence ATGGATCTTGAATTCAATAAAAATGAAGATATTAATAAACAACTTGTTTATGACCTCTCAACCCGCCTAAAAAAGATTTACCTGGGTGGTGGCGAAAAAGCCGCCGCCAAACAAAAAGAGAAAGGCAAAATGCTGGCGCGTGAACGTATCAGCTACCTTTTGGATAAAGACAAGCCCTGGCTGGAGATCGGCGCTTTTGCAGGCGACGGATTATATGCAGAGCATGGCGGATGTCCCTCAGGTGGTGTAATATGCGGCATTGGCTATGTATCGGGCAGACAATGTGTGGTGGTTGCTAATGATGCTACGGTAAAAGCCGGGGCATGGTTCCCAATTACGGCCAAGAAAAACCTGCGTGCGCAGGAAATTGCCATGGAAAACCACCTGCCCATTATTTACCTGGTTGATTCTGCCGGCGTTTACCTGCCTTTGCAGGATGAGATCTTCCCTGATAAAGAACATTTCGGGCGCATATTCAGGAATAATGCCATCATGAGTAGTATGGGCATCGTTCAAATATCGGCTATTATGGGTTCATGTGTGGCAGGTGGCGCTTATTTGCCTATTATGAGCGATGAGGCCATGATAGTTGAAGGAACCGGCTCTGTATTTTTGGCTGGCTCCTACCTTGTAAAATCAGCTATTGGCGAAGATATTGACAATGAAGCGCTGGGCGGTGCAGCAATGCACTGTGAAATATCAGGTGTTACCGACTATAAACAACCAAATGACAAAACCTGTTTAGATAGCATCCGCAATATTTTAAGTATGCTGGGCGATTATAATAAAGCAGGATTTGATCGCATAAACCCAACCCCTCCTAAGCTTGATCCCAAAGATATTTACGGTTTGTTGCCTGATGCACGCGACAAACCTTATGACATGAGGGATATTTTGCTGCGCCTATTGGATAATTCTGAATTTGAGGAGTATAAGGCGGAATATGGACAATCTATCATTTGCGGCTTAGGTCGTATTGATGGCTGGGCTGTAGGTATAGTTGCCAATCAGCGTAAAGTTATAAAATCGGGCAAAGGCGAAATGCAGTTTGGCGGGGTAATCTATTCCGATTCAGCTGATAAGGCCACACGCTTTATCATGAACTGTAACCAGAAAAAAATACCGCTGGTATTTTTGCAGGATGTAACCGGCTTTATGGTGGGCAGCCGCTCCGAGCAGGGTGGCATTATAAAGGATGGCGCTAAAATGGTGAATGCCGTAGCCAATTCGATAGTGCCAAAGTTTACTATAATAATAGGCAATTCATACGGTGCAGGTAATTATGCTATGTGTGGCAAGGCTTATGATCCGAGGTTGATATACGCGTGGCCATCAGCAAAAATTGCGGTAATGGGTGGCTCACAGGCAGCAAAAACCTTATTACAGATACAAGCCGCCGGCTTAAAATCAAAGGGTGAAGAAGTGATCACCAAAGAGAAGGAAGTAGAGCTGTTAAAAGAGATCAGCGATAAATACGATTCACAAACTACGCCGTATTATGCTGCTGCCAGGCTTTGGGTAGATGGCATTATCGACCCGCTGGAGACACGCAAAGTAATATCCATGGGTATTGAGGCAGCTAACCACGCTCCTATTGAGAAAGCGTTTAATGTGGGGATAATTCAGACGTAA
- the recR gene encoding recombination mediator RecR, giving the protein MNFSSKLLEDAVAEFSKLPGVGQKTALRLVLHLLKQDRAEVDRFSGAISNLRNNIQFCQTCHNISDHVVCEICTAPKRDRGLICVVEDTRDVMAVENTNQYNGLYHVLGGLISPMDGIGPSDLEVDTLVERLKENEVREVIFALSATMEGDTTIFYLNKRLKSYNITISTIARGIAFGGELEYVDELTLGRSIATRVPYENSLSR; this is encoded by the coding sequence ATGAACTTTTCATCAAAGTTATTGGAGGATGCGGTTGCGGAGTTTTCAAAATTGCCGGGTGTGGGGCAAAAAACCGCTTTACGATTGGTTTTGCATTTATTAAAACAGGATAGGGCCGAGGTTGACAGGTTTAGCGGTGCTATAAGTAATTTACGTAATAACATACAGTTTTGCCAAACCTGCCACAATATATCTGATCATGTTGTTTGCGAGATATGTACTGCCCCAAAACGCGATCGGGGCTTAATATGTGTGGTTGAAGATACACGTGATGTGATGGCCGTAGAGAATACTAATCAGTACAATGGGTTATACCATGTTTTGGGTGGATTGATATCACCAATGGATGGTATAGGCCCGTCTGATCTGGAGGTGGATACATTGGTGGAGCGCTTAAAGGAAAATGAGGTAAGAGAGGTGATTTTTGCCCTGAGCGCAACCATGGAAGGCGACACCACTATTTTTTATTTAAACAAAAGATTAAAATCTTACAATATAACTATCTCAACTATAGCTCGTGGCATAGCTTTTGGTGGTGAATTAGAATACGTAGATGAATTGACTTTAGGTCGGTCAATAGCCACACGTGTTCCATACGAGAATTCACTATCACGATAA
- a CDS encoding dipeptidase, with the protein MKKLTLVLSLLFIATVQSFAQSAMEIHQRAILVDTHNDVLSNEQINHLDIGKLQTEGQLDLVRAKEGGLDAQVFSIWCGPQYGKGTAFRFANREIDSLYALLKRYPDKITLVRNSAELKKAVADHKFAALIGVEGGHMIEDRMDYIDSLHNRGMCYLTLTWNNSTSWATSAYEERFKHDSLTHHGLTAYGKQIVHHLNDLGVMIDLSHPSEQTFYDVLATTNKPVIASHSCAYALNPHQRNLKDAQLKALAKNGGVVFVNFYSGFIDSTYQKKAAEFRHRHRAELDSLIKIYKDEDLATDRLYAVYKSESEPMRPPLSLLIKHIDYIVKLIGADHVGIGSDFDGAESYPKGMDDVTDYPKITAELLKLNYSEKDIDKILGGNFLRVLKANTGK; encoded by the coding sequence ATGAAAAAACTGACCCTTGTTTTATCCCTGTTATTCATCGCAACTGTACAATCCTTTGCACAAAGCGCTATGGAAATCCATCAGCGTGCCATTTTGGTTGATACCCATAATGATGTGTTATCAAATGAACAGATCAATCATTTAGATATAGGCAAATTACAAACTGAAGGTCAGCTTGATCTGGTACGGGCAAAAGAGGGCGGACTGGATGCACAGGTTTTCTCCATCTGGTGCGGGCCGCAATATGGCAAGGGTACAGCTTTCAGATTTGCTAACCGCGAAATTGATTCGCTTTACGCGTTATTGAAACGTTATCCTGATAAAATAACATTGGTACGCAACTCAGCAGAATTAAAAAAGGCAGTAGCCGATCACAAATTTGCTGCCTTAATTGGCGTTGAAGGCGGGCATATGATTGAGGACAGAATGGATTATATCGATAGTCTGCACAACCGTGGCATGTGCTATTTAACCCTAACCTGGAACAACAGCACCTCATGGGCAACATCAGCTTATGAAGAACGATTTAAGCATGATAGCTTAACCCATCACGGTTTAACAGCATATGGCAAACAAATAGTGCATCATTTAAATGACCTGGGCGTAATGATAGATCTCTCCCATCCAAGTGAACAAACTTTTTATGATGTGCTTGCTACAACCAACAAACCTGTAATTGCATCGCACAGCTGCGCTTACGCGCTTAACCCGCACCAACGCAATTTAAAAGATGCACAGCTTAAGGCACTGGCAAAAAATGGCGGCGTGGTATTCGTGAATTTTTATAGTGGCTTTATCGACAGCACCTATCAAAAGAAAGCAGCTGAATTTCGCCACAGGCACCGTGCCGAACTGGATTCACTTATAAAGATCTATAAAGATGAAGACCTGGCTACTGACAGGCTTTATGCTGTTTATAAATCAGAATCTGAACCGATGCGTCCACCATTAAGCCTACTGATAAAACATATTGATTATATAGTAAAATTGATAGGTGCCGACCACGTTGGCATAGGCTCTGATTTTGACGGAGCAGAATCCTATCCAAAAGGCATGGATGATGTGACCGATTACCCAAAAATTACTGCGGAACTATTAAAACTAAACTATAGCGAAAAGGATATTGATAAGATCTTAGGCGGAAATTTCTTAAGAGTATTAAAGGCAAATACAGGTAAGTAA